A window from Glandiceps talaboti chromosome 15, keGlaTala1.1, whole genome shotgun sequence encodes these proteins:
- the LOC144446225 gene encoding prolactin-releasing peptide receptor-like, producing MDNPTTNSVDGALWSWPYEHNLTNSSTQNPFEGLLAGKALVRKLAWLLAILYAVVFVIGTVGNALIVVTVACHKSMQNVTNYFIANLAASDLLMCIFCIPWTLANSLMDDWIFGDAMCRLMPTMQAVSVFVSITSHVVIACDRYSVIMYPLSPRLPRYICVLIIFLSWTLAVALTSPIAYYTRRYDLRLLGYHIVCFEMWPLRQAQYTYTYVLILLVYVIPLIVVIVVYGRISYLLTVRAVPGVFTEEQARRDLKKKQKTNRLLIAVVVTFAVCWFPLYSVQMVSDINPKVFGSQWYDLIYIMCHWFATSSTVYNPFVYAWLHEKYRHRLKTIFTANCLRRPLFSRTLNHTPATPLQTREFYMNNSPRSTRFSSLRSSKGHEAAV from the coding sequence ATGGATAACCCCACTACGAATTCGGTTGACGGAGCATTATGGAGTTGGCCCTACGAGCACAACCTAACAAACTCTAGTACACAAAACCCGTTTGAAGGACTTCTAGCCGGCAAAGCACTGGTGAGAAAACTAGCATGGCTTCTTGCTATATTGTACGCTGTTGTGTTCGTCATAGGAACTGTAGGAAATGCTTTGATTGTAGTCACAGTTGCATGCCACAAATCCATGCAGAATGTTACCAACTATTTCATCGCCAACTTGGCGGCTTCTGATTTACTCATGTGCATATTCTGTATTCCATGGACCTTAGCAAACAGTTTAATGGACGATTGGATCTTTGGTGATGCCATGTGTCGCCTTATGCCAACCATGCAagctgtgtctgtgtttgtgtcaatCACATCACATGTAGTGATTGCTTGTGACCGATATAGTGTGATAATGTATCCCTTGAGCCCACGCTTACCCAGATATATATGTGTTCTTATTATATTTCTCTCGTGGACTTTAGCTGTTGCCTTAACGAGCCCCATTGCATACTACACACGGCGTTATGACTTGCGATTGCTGGGCTATCACATCGTGTGCTTTGAGATGTGGCCGCTACGACAAGCACAGTACACGTACACCTATGTGCTCATACTGCTCGTCTACGTAATTCCATTGATTGTGGTTATCGTGGTATATGGCAGGATTTCCTATCTTTTGACTGTGCGGGCAGTTCCAGGCGTGTTTACAGAAGAGCAGGCGAGAAGAGACCTGAAGAAAAAGCAGAAAACGAATCGCCTGCTAATTGCTGTGGTTGTAACATTCGCAGTATGCTGGTTTCCACTTTATTCAGTTCAGATGGTGTCGGATATTAATCCGAAGGTGTTTGGATCTCAATGGTATGACTTGATTTACATCATGTGTCATTGGTTTGCTACCAGTTCTACCGTATACAACCCATTCGTCTACGCTTGGCTGCACGAGAAATATAGACATCGACTAAAGACAATATTTACAGCGAACTGCCTTCGACGTCCACTATTTTCTCGTACTCTGAATCACACGCCTGCGACTCCTCTACAGACGCGTGAATTTTATATGAACAACTCACCTCGTTCAACTAGGTTTAGTTCTTTACGAAGCTCAAAGGGACATGAAGCCGCAGTGTAG